CCGCGCTGGTTCTCCCGCCACTCCTTCCTGTGCGCGGACGCCGCCGCCCTGCCGCTGGCGGATCGGTCCTTCGAGCTGGTGTTTTCCAGCCTGATGCTGCACTGGTGCGGCGACCTGGGGCGCGCCTTGCGCGAGCAGTCGCGGGTGCTGCGCGGCGAGGGACTGCTGCTGTTCTCCGCGTGCGGGCCGGACACCTTGCGTGAACTCAGGCAAAGTTGGGCGGCGGCGGACGACGGCCCGCACGTGAACGCCTTCCCGGTGATGCAGGAGATCGGAGACGCCCTGATCCGGGCCGGCCTGGAGGAGCCCGTGTTGGACACCGAGCGCCTGATCTTGCGCTTCCCGGACGTAAAGGCGCTGGCGCGCATGCTGCGGCAGCTGGGGGCGCGCAATGTGGCGCTGGAGCGGCGCCGGGGCCTTGCCGGCAAAGGCCGAAGGCGGCGCATGCTCGATGCCTACGAAGGCTGCCGGGGTCCAGATGGCCTGTTGCCGGCCACCTTCGAGATCATCTACGGTCATGCCTGGCGCCCGAAGCGCCCGGCGCAACCGCGGCCCGCCGGGCCGGCGGAGGCGGTCGTTCCATTGTCGGCGCTGCGGTTGCGGCGCGGGGCAACGGACCGTGGCAAAGACAGCGAGCGGGACGATGACTGAGCGCCGGAATGCGGGCGTGTTCGTCACGGGCACGGACACGGGGGTGGGCAAGACCTGGGCCTGTATCGGTTTGCTGGCGGCTTTGCGCCGGCAAGGCTGCCGAGTCGCGGGCATGAAGCCCATAGCCAGCGGCTGCGAAGAAACGCCCGCGGGCCTGCGCAACGAGGACGCGCTCCTGCTACAGCAACACAGCGCGCTCGCCTTGCCCTACGAACGGGTGAACCCCTGCCGCTACGCGCCCCCGATCGCCCCGCACATCGCGGCGCTACGGGTTGGCCGGGAGATCTCCATCGCGGCGATCCTCCAGACCTTCGAGGGGCTCCGCCGTGAGGCCGACTTCGTTGTCGTGGAGGGTGTCGGCGGTTGGCGCGTGCCTCTGGGCCCGGAGCGCACGCTGGCCGACCTGGCGCATGCCATGCGGCTTCCCGTGTTGCTGGTGGTCGGCCTGCGCCTGGGCTGTCTGAATCATGCGCTGCTCAGCGCCGAGGCCATTCGCGCCGACGGCCTGGAACTGAAAGGCTGGATCGCCAACCGCCTGGAGCCGGGCTACGAAACGTTGCCGGAGACGCTGGAGACCCTTTCCCGGGGCCTGGGCGCGCCTCCCCTGGGGCTGCTCCCTTTTGTTTCTTCTCCTCCTCCCGCCGACCGGCTTGCCGATGGCCTGGAGGAAGGCGTGCGCCATGCCTTTCGGGAGGCGTTTCCGGCCAGTGGCGCCCCGCCCGGGCGCCGCTCGCGGCCCGTGCCATAACCGCCGTTGCGCCCCGTCCGTTCGCAGCCTCGCCGCGGAACCGCAAATGTACCCGCCGTTGCCGCGATTTGATAAAATTGCCGCAGGATGACTGGCGCGAGACAGCGGCTTGCAAGGCGACGCCCCCCCATTCCCGCCGCGGGGGGTGCCGTGAGACGGCGGCTGGCGCTCGCGCTGTTGCTGGCGGCGCCCGGCGCCTGGGCCGGGGGTGCGGCAGAGGGGGATATGGCGGGCGATATGTCCGGGGGCGGCGGCGCCCGGCCGCCCTGCGCCGCCGGGGACGTGGGGGACATGAGCGCCACGGAGACGGCGGTCGGGGGGCTGGAGGACTGCGCGGCGGGAGGGGCGACGGCCGCGGAACGCGAGCGGCGCTTGCTGTTGCGGCACGAACAGGCCCTGGACGACACGGACGATATCCTGCTGAAGGCCCGCCTGGAGTTGGAGCGGATGCAGGAAGGAGAGGACTCCGCCGCGGCGGAGAACGGGGGCATGGTCAGCAGAGAGCTGGGGAGATTGAGCGACCTGGAAGAGAGCGCCCCGGACGCGGACGCGGCCGCCGGGGATGGGGACAGGGAAGAGCGCTTGCCCCCTGATCTTTCGGGCGCGCAAGAGGCGGAGGCAGGGGGCGCCGCCGCCCCGAAGACCGCGGGCGCGGTAGGCCGCGGTGGCAGGAATCTGCCGTCTGCGCCGGCGGACGTGGGCGACGGCCAGGACGACGACATTGTGGCGCGGCAGTTGCGGGAGGCCGCGGCCAAGGAACCGGACCCGGAGGTGCGCGAGAAACTATGGGACGAATATC
The sequence above is a segment of the Gammaproteobacteria bacterium genome. Coding sequences within it:
- the bioC gene encoding malonyl-ACP O-methyltransferase BioC; the encoded protein is MSAQRRLDWPAMVRNFDTAARDYERVAGLQREVAGRLAERLDLLRIRPLRVLDLGAGTGIGARLLQKRFPRARFVQLDCSWAMLDTARRRAPRWFSRHSFLCADAAALPLADRSFELVFSSLMLHWCGDLGRALREQSRVLRGEGLLLFSACGPDTLRELRQSWAAADDGPHVNAFPVMQEIGDALIRAGLEEPVLDTERLILRFPDVKALARMLRQLGARNVALERRRGLAGKGRRRRMLDAYEGCRGPDGLLPATFEIIYGHAWRPKRPAQPRPAGPAEAVVPLSALRLRRGATDRGKDSERDDD
- the bioD gene encoding dethiobiotin synthase produces the protein MTERRNAGVFVTGTDTGVGKTWACIGLLAALRRQGCRVAGMKPIASGCEETPAGLRNEDALLLQQHSALALPYERVNPCRYAPPIAPHIAALRVGREISIAAILQTFEGLRREADFVVVEGVGGWRVPLGPERTLADLAHAMRLPVLLVVGLRLGCLNHALLSAEAIRADGLELKGWIANRLEPGYETLPETLETLSRGLGAPPLGLLPFVSSPPPADRLADGLEEGVRHAFREAFPASGAPPGRRSRPVP